A window of the Armatimonadota bacterium genome harbors these coding sequences:
- the lpxC gene encoding UDP-3-O-[3-hydroxymyristoyl] N-acetylglucosamine deacetylase — protein sequence MSKRSIPRCTLAAPAGPVRGVGVRSGRNITVTLRPANSGQGLAIRRSDLGVEYPLHLDNALNLPTCTAVGTSPQDATLFVEHLMAVLHVHRITDLVLELDGPEIPLLDGSAAPWNALVRQAGTRELEGSVEPVVVSENVRLGEGDRWIEARPADAATFCFDLQYDHPMIRCEIARFSMDADGFARMLAPARTFALKEELDAAVAAGELKAGTEENCRIIYQDRVSEPATLPDELARHKVLDMLGDLYLLGRPVIGEIHGYRTGHAQNRELLRALSQVK from the coding sequence ATGAGCAAGCGATCTATCCCACGCTGCACTCTTGCGGCGCCGGCAGGACCCGTCCGTGGCGTTGGTGTGCGGAGTGGACGGAATATCACCGTTACGCTGCGCCCTGCTAATTCCGGGCAGGGCCTGGCAATCCGGCGAAGTGACCTGGGTGTCGAGTACCCACTTCACCTGGACAATGCGCTGAACCTGCCGACCTGTACGGCGGTGGGTACAAGCCCGCAAGACGCCACGCTGTTCGTGGAGCACCTTATGGCGGTGCTGCACGTGCACCGGATCACGGATCTGGTTCTGGAGCTGGACGGGCCGGAGATACCACTGCTGGACGGAAGTGCAGCCCCCTGGAATGCGTTGGTGCGCCAGGCAGGCACGCGAGAGCTGGAGGGCAGTGTGGAGCCGGTGGTGGTTTCGGAAAACGTGCGCCTCGGGGAAGGTGACCGCTGGATTGAAGCGCGGCCGGCTGATGCGGCGACTTTCTGCTTCGATCTGCAGTACGACCACCCGATGATCAGGTGCGAGATAGCACGATTCAGCATGGATGCGGATGGCTTCGCGCGGATGCTTGCGCCGGCCCGGACTTTTGCGCTCAAAGAGGAATTGGACGCGGCAGTGGCGGCGGGTGAACTGAAGGCCGGGACGGAAGAGAACTGCCGCATCATCTACCAGGACCGCGTCTCCGAGCCGGCCACACTGCCCGATGAGCTTGCGCGGCACAAGGTGCTGGACATGCTGGGCGATCTATACCTGCTGGGGCGTCCGGTGATCGGCGAGATCCACGGCTACAGGACGGGACACGCGCAGAACCGGGAACTGCTCCGCGCGCTTTCCCAGGTGAAATAG
- a CDS encoding aldo/keto reductase, producing MQYREYGKTGIKVSALGYGAMRLPKDDEEAISCMVRGMELGINYIDTAYGYNDGWSEKMVGKAARRFGRDKVFIATKNPMHDDTKDGWWKRLERSLDYLNTSYIDFLKVVHALSWEAWERINKPGGMIEAIIEAKDQGLFRHTVFSCHDSPENMMKLIDTGFFEGILVQYNLLDRRNEDVIAHAAEMGMGVEVMGPVGGGRLGMSSEKLESLAPGVKSTPELALRFVLANPNVSIAFSGMSNMDQVEENCATASREDALSAEELESIEQALRENQRLAELYCTGCNYCMPCPQKVGIPQAFAAMNMHRVWGLTDHAKHMYRRLGPNHREGLLQADACVECGKCEEKCPQNIPIIQQLKETHEALAQD from the coding sequence ATGCAGTATCGCGAATATGGCAAGACAGGGATCAAGGTGTCAGCGCTGGGGTACGGGGCCATGCGCTTGCCCAAGGACGATGAGGAAGCGATCTCGTGCATGGTTCGAGGGATGGAGTTGGGCATCAACTACATCGACACCGCCTACGGGTACAATGACGGCTGGAGCGAGAAGATGGTGGGCAAGGCTGCGAGACGCTTCGGTCGCGACAAGGTCTTCATCGCCACGAAGAACCCGATGCACGACGACACCAAGGACGGCTGGTGGAAGCGGCTTGAGCGGTCACTGGATTACCTGAACACCAGCTATATCGACTTCCTGAAGGTCGTGCACGCGCTGTCGTGGGAAGCCTGGGAGCGCATCAACAAACCGGGCGGGATGATCGAGGCGATCATCGAGGCGAAAGATCAGGGCTTGTTCCGCCACACGGTATTCTCCTGCCACGATAGCCCCGAAAACATGATGAAGCTGATCGACACGGGGTTCTTCGAGGGCATTTTGGTGCAGTACAACCTGCTGGACCGCCGGAACGAGGATGTCATCGCCCATGCCGCAGAAATGGGCATGGGTGTGGAAGTCATGGGACCAGTGGGTGGTGGCAGGTTGGGGATGAGTTCGGAGAAGTTGGAGAGCCTCGCGCCCGGCGTCAAGAGCACGCCGGAACTTGCGCTCAGGTTCGTGCTGGCAAATCCGAACGTGTCCATCGCCTTCAGTGGTATGAGCAATATGGATCAGGTGGAAGAGAACTGCGCCACCGCTTCGCGCGAGGATGCGTTGAGTGCGGAGGAGCTTGAGTCCATCGAGCAGGCGCTGCGGGAGAACCAGCGGCTGGCGGAGTTGTACTGCACCGGCTGCAATTATTGCATGCCGTGTCCGCAGAAGGTGGGCATCCCGCAGGCTTTCGCGGCGATGAATATGCACAGGGTGTGGGGTCTCACCGACCACGCGAAGCACATGTACCGCAGGCTCGGGCCCAATCACCGCGAAGGGCTGCTTCAGGCGGACGCGTGCGTTGAATGCGGGAAGTGCGAAGAGAAATGTCCGCAGAACATCCCGATCATCCAACAGCTGAAGGAAACCCACGAAGCTCTGGCGCAGGACTGA
- a CDS encoding cation transporter produces MSAEHPDHPTAEGNPRSSGAGLTAQRTESKDDRAPDHGGSQLHGRALLLSYVTVTYNVVEGMVSILAGVMAGSIALIGFGLDSAVESLSGGVMIWRFRLHGRVSAEREEQVERKAARLVGITFFILGLYVLYESAESLLQRQAPDPSPIGIIIAVVSLIVMPWLAVTKRRVGEAIGSRSLMADAKETFACAWLSAALLVGLGLNTLFGLWWADPAAGLIVAGFLFREGYETIFEDDECECDDDECEPEGQEAGEAVP; encoded by the coding sequence ATGTCCGCAGAACATCCCGATCATCCAACAGCTGAAGGAAACCCACGAAGCTCTGGCGCAGGACTGACGGCGCAGAGAACTGAATCGAAAGATGACCGCGCGCCCGACCATGGAGGCTCTCAACTCCACGGTCGGGCGTTGCTGCTCTCATACGTCACCGTCACCTACAACGTGGTAGAGGGTATGGTCTCGATCCTGGCCGGCGTGATGGCCGGGAGCATTGCGCTCATCGGGTTTGGACTGGACAGCGCGGTTGAATCACTGTCGGGCGGCGTCATGATCTGGCGCTTCCGACTGCACGGGCGCGTCTCAGCCGAGCGCGAGGAGCAGGTTGAGCGGAAGGCGGCGCGGCTGGTTGGGATCACGTTCTTCATCCTGGGCCTGTACGTGCTGTATGAATCCGCGGAGAGCTTGCTGCAACGCCAGGCCCCAGATCCGAGCCCGATCGGTATCATCATCGCCGTCGTCTCGCTCATTGTCATGCCCTGGCTGGCCGTGACTAAACGCCGGGTCGGCGAGGCCATAGGCAGCCGCAGCTTGATGGCAGACGCCAAGGAGACCTTTGCCTGCGCCTGGTTGTCCGCGGCCCTGCTGGTGGGATTGGGGCTGAACACGCTATTCGGACTCTGGTGGGCCGACCCGGCGGCGGGACTGATCGTCGCCGGCTTTCTGTTTCGAGAAGGCTATGAAACCATCTTCGAGGATGATGAGTGCGAGTGCGACGACGACGAGTGCGAACCGGAAGGACAGGAGGCGGGGGAAGCGGTTCCGTAG
- a CDS encoding exo-alpha-sialidase: MGQDALFEDVHVVKMEKGQYGPRGMPGDIIELKDGSLLMCYTAGGIVGRSSTDKGRTWSEQFPLVPNPGPSMERGYYCHPSFARLANGDILLSYIYGSESLPYYGHNYYRRSRDEGKTWGDQFICTPMPGYVIMHNDKMRVLSSGRILAPTEYKKRWPDSNDHGGYVAEVFYSDDNGYSWFRGNNDVDFNPHEAQEAHVVELKNGTVMMMFRTYSGWMGQAFSPDGGVSWSQPEAREDLSLPRSGAVSVDRIPSTGDLLLIRITGSCDGKRRAPLTAMISRDEGQTWENPRHIGADPEDDYGYQSVTFVDDMAIISYHARDGLHVARIKTDWFYQKD, encoded by the coding sequence ATGGGACAGGACGCTCTCTTCGAAGACGTGCACGTGGTCAAGATGGAGAAGGGGCAGTACGGCCCCCGAGGGATGCCCGGAGACATCATCGAGCTGAAGGATGGCTCGCTGCTCATGTGCTACACCGCCGGAGGCATCGTGGGGCGAAGCTCCACGGACAAGGGGAGGACCTGGAGCGAGCAGTTCCCGCTGGTACCCAATCCCGGACCGTCCATGGAGCGCGGGTACTACTGCCACCCCAGTTTCGCGCGACTTGCCAATGGCGACATCCTCCTGTCCTATATCTACGGCTCAGAGTCGCTTCCGTATTACGGGCATAACTACTACAGGCGTTCCCGGGATGAGGGCAAGACCTGGGGCGACCAGTTCATCTGCACGCCCATGCCCGGCTATGTGATCATGCACAATGACAAGATGCGGGTGCTGTCGTCGGGCAGGATTCTGGCGCCGACCGAGTACAAGAAGCGCTGGCCGGACAGCAATGACCACGGTGGGTACGTGGCCGAGGTGTTCTACTCGGACGACAATGGGTACTCGTGGTTCCGAGGGAATAATGACGTGGATTTCAACCCCCACGAGGCCCAGGAAGCCCACGTGGTGGAACTGAAAAACGGCACGGTCATGATGATGTTTCGCACCTATAGCGGCTGGATGGGGCAGGCGTTCTCGCCCGACGGCGGCGTCTCCTGGTCCCAGCCGGAAGCCCGCGAAGACCTGAGCCTGCCGCGTTCGGGCGCGGTGTCGGTGGACAGAATTCCGTCCACGGGCGACCTGCTGCTGATCCGGATCACTGGAAGCTGCGACGGCAAGCGCCGGGCGCCGCTGACTGCGATGATCTCGAGGGATGAGGGCCAGACCTGGGAGAACCCGCGACACATCGGCGCGGACCCCGAGGATGACTACGGCTACCAGAGCGTGACCTTCGTGGACGACATGGCGATCATCAGCTACCATGCGCGCGATGGCCTGCACGTGGCGAGGATCAAGACTGACTGGTTCTACCAGAAGGACTAA
- a CDS encoding nitroreductase family protein, translating to MEDRRGETDPAQHRLTPDIRLILESGIRAPSGHNTQPWRFDVDGDTIRVLPDLTRRLPVVDPDDHALFISLGCCVENMFIAARHVGMDAAVSIEADGSIFVRLMESTDGQRDDLYEAISERQSNRGPYDGRPIPEDHLKMLLEAAVREGVRVLPFVGQDEFRELLPFIAEGNRSQFADRGFVDELISWVRFTDAEARATQDGLWSRCMGVPAVPRWLGSLFMRVLTTPNSEAARCEKLVRSSSALVLIAAEGNDRAAWVNVGRSFERLALTATRLGISHAHVNMPCEVLPVRRKLAEHLSLDAVQPLLLIRLGYASPLPYSMRRPLTEVLVA from the coding sequence ATGGAGGATAGGCGCGGCGAGACGGACCCAGCCCAACATCGACTGACACCTGACATCCGGCTCATCCTGGAAAGCGGCATCCGGGCACCTTCGGGGCACAATACCCAGCCGTGGAGATTCGATGTCGATGGCGACACTATCCGCGTGCTGCCGGACCTGACGCGGCGCCTGCCGGTGGTGGACCCTGATGACCATGCGCTGTTCATCAGCCTTGGCTGTTGTGTTGAAAACATGTTCATCGCCGCAAGACACGTTGGCATGGACGCGGCGGTGAGTATTGAGGCGGACGGCAGCATCTTCGTCCGGCTCATGGAATCCACTGATGGGCAGAGGGATGATCTGTACGAGGCTATCTCGGAGAGGCAGTCGAACCGTGGCCCGTATGATGGCAGGCCGATCCCCGAAGATCATCTGAAGATGCTACTGGAGGCCGCGGTGCGCGAGGGCGTCCGTGTTCTGCCGTTCGTCGGGCAGGATGAGTTCAGAGAGCTTCTGCCGTTCATCGCGGAGGGGAACCGCTCCCAGTTCGCAGACCGCGGGTTTGTCGACGAGCTTATCTCCTGGGTGAGGTTCACCGACGCCGAAGCAAGGGCCACGCAGGACGGCCTCTGGAGCCGGTGCATGGGTGTCCCCGCGGTGCCAAGGTGGCTCGGCAGTCTGTTCATGCGAGTACTCACCACGCCTAACAGTGAGGCCGCGCGCTGCGAAAAACTGGTGCGCAGTTCGTCGGCGCTCGTGCTGATCGCCGCCGAGGGCAACGACCGTGCCGCGTGGGTGAATGTGGGCCGGTCTTTCGAGCGCCTGGCACTGACGGCCACACGTCTGGGGATCAGTCACGCCCACGTGAACATGCCCTGCGAGGTGCTTCCCGTGCGCCGCAAGCTGGCCGAACATCTCAGTCTGGACGCCGTCCAGCCGTTGCTTCTGATTCGGCTGGGCTATGCGTCGCCGCTGCCGTATTCGATGCGTCGCCCTCTGACGGAAGTGCTGGTCGCCTGA
- a CDS encoding ThuA domain-containing protein, producing MPKIKTLLLSGANNHDWQRSTPYIKKILEESGKFEVTVTEDPSSVLEDAAALEEYPLLFSDYNGPEWSDTAKANFEAAVRGGTGLVILHAADNAFRGWVEYEKMVGLLWRDGTGHGEFHEFPVTIVDREHPITAGVADFRIMDELYHRLVHMHGVPYHVLATGFSSEERGGTGRDEPVMVVTQYGEGRVFHQVLGHIWQGDPEGEYKGASYIALENPGFVQSTIRGSEWAATGEVTG from the coding sequence ATGCCCAAGATCAAGACCCTTCTTCTTTCGGGTGCGAATAATCATGACTGGCAGCGCTCGACGCCGTACATCAAGAAGATACTCGAGGAATCGGGGAAGTTTGAGGTCACGGTGACCGAGGACCCGTCGTCGGTTCTCGAGGATGCCGCCGCCCTGGAGGAGTACCCACTTCTCTTCTCGGACTACAACGGCCCGGAATGGAGCGATACTGCGAAGGCGAACTTCGAGGCGGCGGTGCGCGGCGGAACGGGGCTTGTGATCTTGCACGCCGCCGACAATGCCTTCCGGGGCTGGGTGGAGTACGAGAAGATGGTGGGGCTCCTGTGGCGCGACGGCACAGGCCACGGGGAGTTCCACGAGTTCCCGGTGACGATTGTGGACCGTGAGCATCCCATCACCGCGGGCGTGGCCGATTTCAGGATCATGGATGAACTTTACCATCGGCTGGTGCACATGCACGGGGTGCCTTACCACGTGCTTGCGACGGGGTTTTCGTCGGAGGAACGCGGTGGAACCGGTAGAGATGAGCCGGTGATGGTGGTGACGCAGTACGGCGAAGGCCGGGTCTTTCACCAGGTGCTCGGGCACATCTGGCAGGGCGACCCAGAGGGGGAGTACAAGGGCGCGAGTTACATCGCGCTGGAAAACCCGGGGTTCGTACAGAGCACGATCCGAGGCTCGGAATGGGCGGCGACAGGGGAAGTGACGGGGTGA